Proteins from a genomic interval of Peromyscus leucopus breed LL Stock chromosome 12, UCI_PerLeu_2.1, whole genome shotgun sequence:
- the St3gal6 gene encoding type 2 lactosamine alpha-2,3-sialyltransferase isoform X2, whose product MRGYLVAIFLSSVFLYYVLHCILWGMNGYWVPLVDMKSKTIKPCSKAPAFASLLRFPQFYPFLCASDFAKIASAYGTNNFALPYGIKASGEYFRVVLSKLKSCDVFDEPDNVPCKRCVVVGNGGVLKNKTLGEKIDSYDVIIRMNNGPVLGHEEDVGRRTTFRLFYPESVFSDPTHNDPNTTAVLIVFKPHDLRWLLEVMIGRNVNTNGFWKKPALNLIYKSHQIRILDPYIIREAAYQLLHFPTVFPKGQKPKHPTTGIIAITLAFHICSEIHLAGFKYSFYNPNSPLHYYGNATMSLMSKNAYHNVTAEQLFLKTIIEKNMVINLTQD is encoded by the exons GGTACCACTGGTGGATATGAAGAGTAAAACTATCAAGCCGTGTTCAAAAGCACCAGCTTTCGCATCTCTGCTGAG GTTTCCTCAGTTTTACCCATTTCTGTGTGCATCTGATTTTGCAAAGATTGCTTCCGCTTACGGTACCAATAACTTTGCTCTGCCCTATGGGATAAAGGCATCAG GGGAATATTTTCGAGTTGTCCTTTCAAAACTGAAGAGTTGTGATGTTTTTGATGAGCCTGACAA TGTGCCCTGTAAGAGGTGTGTGGTGGTTGGTAATGGAGGAGTATTGAAGAATAAGACATTAGGAGAAAAAATCGACTCCTATGACGTAATAATAAG AATGAATAATGGTCCTGTTTTAGGACATGAAGAGGATGTTGGGAGAAGGACGACCTTCAGGCTTTTTTATCCAGAGTCTGTCTTTTCAGACCCCACTCACAACGATCCCAATACTACAGCGGTTCTCATCGTCTTTAAACCACATGATTTAAGGTGGCTCTTGGAAGTGATGATTGGTCGCAACGTC AACACTAATGGTTTTTGGAAGAAGCCAGCCTTAAACTTGATCTATAAAAGCCACCAAATCAGAATATTAGATCCATACATTATCAGAGAAGCAGCTTATCAGCTGCTTCATTTTCCCACAGTGTTTCCCAAAGGTCAG aaACCCAAACACCCTACGACAGGAATTATTGCCATCACACTTGCATTTCACATATGCAGTGAAATTCACCTCGCTGGTTTTAAGTACAGCTTTTACAACCCAAATAGTCCTTTACACTACTATGGAAATGCCACTATGTCTTTGATGAGTAAG aatGCATATCACAATGTGACAGCAGAACAGCTCTTTTTAAAGACCATTATAGAGAAAAATATGGTAATCAACTTGACTCAAGATTGA
- the St3gal6 gene encoding type 2 lactosamine alpha-2,3-sialyltransferase isoform X3 → MFLMSLTRAESFLKAADRLPYYLIGCVGVPCKRCVVVGNGGVLKNKTLGEKIDSYDVIIRMNNGPVLGHEEDVGRRTTFRLFYPESVFSDPTHNDPNTTAVLIVFKPHDLRWLLEVMIGRNVNTNGFWKKPALNLIYKSHQIRILDPYIIREAAYQLLHFPTVFPKGQKPKHPTTGIIAITLAFHICSEIHLAGFKYSFYNPNSPLHYYGNATMSLMSKNAYHNVTAEQLFLKTIIEKNMVINLTQD, encoded by the exons ATGTTTTTGATGAGCCTGACAA GGGCAGAATCTTTTCTGAAAGCAGCTGACAGACTCCCCTACTATCTGATTGGTTGTGTGGG TGTGCCCTGTAAGAGGTGTGTGGTGGTTGGTAATGGAGGAGTATTGAAGAATAAGACATTAGGAGAAAAAATCGACTCCTATGACGTAATAATAAG AATGAATAATGGTCCTGTTTTAGGACATGAAGAGGATGTTGGGAGAAGGACGACCTTCAGGCTTTTTTATCCAGAGTCTGTCTTTTCAGACCCCACTCACAACGATCCCAATACTACAGCGGTTCTCATCGTCTTTAAACCACATGATTTAAGGTGGCTCTTGGAAGTGATGATTGGTCGCAACGTC AACACTAATGGTTTTTGGAAGAAGCCAGCCTTAAACTTGATCTATAAAAGCCACCAAATCAGAATATTAGATCCATACATTATCAGAGAAGCAGCTTATCAGCTGCTTCATTTTCCCACAGTGTTTCCCAAAGGTCAG aaACCCAAACACCCTACGACAGGAATTATTGCCATCACACTTGCATTTCACATATGCAGTGAAATTCACCTCGCTGGTTTTAAGTACAGCTTTTACAACCCAAATAGTCCTTTACACTACTATGGAAATGCCACTATGTCTTTGATGAGTAAG aatGCATATCACAATGTGACAGCAGAACAGCTCTTTTTAAAGACCATTATAGAGAAAAATATGGTAATCAACTTGACTCAAGATTGA